One genomic segment of Jaculus jaculus isolate mJacJac1 chromosome 2, mJacJac1.mat.Y.cur, whole genome shotgun sequence includes these proteins:
- the Kifc2 gene encoding kinesin-like protein KIFC2 isoform X2 codes for MYAFYSLLIYIFYSLFRRDGGAAAVADPGDPAKKGCRKPSGHRRPHHQLSSELWSELTGLAGCSESQDGSGGGAEGGTAQVSLEEALMRLAEFLSIQLGTEESCGNLPDLSKPGEVPPLLTVTSQLLALLAWIRSPRGRQALLQRTQPVGSVQPPTLDGSLSQEEHSSHPAPGRDEAPREETQEQQVSQLEEDQRAWQRLEQFILGQLEELRQQLEQQEEELSRLRLGVGVTDSEKRVQHLTLENEALKQSLSLTRDLLLHWGPSLPTRTPQEEAEVLLELQGQLQEAQDTTEALRVQLGMQEVQLQGLRGALQQLQQETEQNCRQELQQVHGQLAGLRARMASLRQGCGDLRGLVSTFTRSYQGSLSEAQGQVSWVLGTLSAGGAGTQLPEGQQVPPTECPGRLLELKGNIRVLCRLRPAKGTPSSLVFRELEPAVLSCLRGYSVCIFTYGQTGTGKTYSMEGPPEDPGIAPRALQTLFREMGTGGQHRVTLSMLEIYNEAVRDLLAPGPPERLVVRQGPAGQGGIQVAGLTHWDVPNLETLHQMLSLGRRNRATAATVMNQHSSRSHALVTLTLHVTSPPCTRDTTGTLHLVDLAGSERVWKAGVASISQGDPNGTRRLREAQAINRSLLALGGVMAALRARRSHIPFRDSQLTRLLQPALGPGTTAVLLLQISTRPEDLGETVCSLKFAERVGQVELGPARRHKASRSGTPSSLSTDTQLTGTSCTPTPSPCSPPSPSPDSCSALALAPPGEQPL; via the exons TAGCTG GATGCTCGGAGTCCCAGGATGGGTCAGGAGGAGGAGCAGAGGGCGGCACAGCCCAGGTATCCCTGGAAGAGGCTCTCATGCGACTTGCTGAATTTCTTTCCATCCAGTTGGGGACAGAAGAGAGCTGCGGGAATCTTCCTGACCTGAGCAAG CCTGGTGAGGTGCCCCCACTATTGACAGTGACAAGCCAGCTGTTGGCCCTTCTGGCATGGATAAGGAGCCCCAGGGGGAGGCAGGCCCTCCTCCAAAGGACTCAGCCAGTGGGTTCAGTGCAGCCTCCCACTCTAGATG GTTCTCTGTCACAAGAAGAACACTCCTCTCATCCTGCCCCCGGCCGGGATGAGGCACCAAGGGAGGAGACCCAGGAACAGCAGGTCTCCCAATTGGAGGAGGATCAGAGAGCTTGGCAAAGGCTGGAACAGTTCATCCTTGGGCAG CTGGAAGAGCTGAGGCAGCAGCTGGAGCAGCAGGAGGAAGAACTGAGTAGACTGCGCTTGGGAGTG GGGGTGACAGATTCAGAAAAAAGAGTTCAGCATCTCACACTGGAGAATGAGGCCCTGAAACAGAGCCTGAGCCTCACTCGGGACCTCCTGCTGCACTGGGGTCCGAGCCTCCCTACTAGGACCCCACAG gaagaggcagaggtactGTTGGAGCTCCAGGGCCAGCTTCAGGAGGCCCAGGACACTACAGAAGCCCTCCGAGTCCAG CTGGGGATGCAGGAGGTACAGCTTCAGGGCCTTCGAGGGGCCCTCCAGCAACTCCAGCAGGAGACAGAGCAGAATTGCAGACAGGAGCTGCAGCAGGTGCATGGACAGCTGGCAG GACTTCGAGCTCGGATGGCCAGCTTACGTCAGGGCTGTGGGGACCTGAGAGGACTGGTCAGCACCTTTACCCGAAGTTATCAGGGTTCGCTGAGTGAGGCCCAGGGCCAG GTATCCTGGGTCTTGGGGACATTGTCAGCTGGAGGGGCTGGGACTCAGCTTCCTGAGGGGCAGCAGGTACCCCCAACTGAATGCCCAGGGCGGCTGTTGGAACTCAAGG GGAATATCCGTGTGCTGTGTCGGCTGAGGCCAGCTAAAGGGACACCCTCCAGCTTG GTCTTCAGAGAACTGGAGCCAGCTGTGCTGTCCTGCCTCCGGGGCTACAGTGTCTGCATCTTTACCTATGGTCAGACAGGGACCGGGAAGACCTACAGCATGGAG GGCCCGCCTGAGGACCCTGGTATAGCTCCTAGGGCACTGCAGACACTGTTCCGGGAGATGGGGACTGGAGGGCAGCACCGTGTGACTCTCAGCATGCTGGAGATCTACAATGAGGCGGTCAG GGACCTTCtagccccagggcctcctgagCGCCTGGTTGTGAGGCAGGGTCCTGCAGGCCAGGGGGGGATCCAGGTGGCTGGCCTCACCCATTGGGATGTGCCCAACCTGGAAACCCTACACCAG ATGCTGAGCTTGGGGAGGAGAAACCGAGCCACTGCTGCCACAGTAATGAATCAGCACAGTTCCCGCTCACATGCCCTAGTTACGCTAACACTGCATGTAACCTCTCCACCATGCACCAGGGATACTACAG GCACGCTGCACTTGGTTGACCTGGCCGGATCTGAGCGGGTATGGAAGGCAGGGGTGGCCAGCATATCACAGGGAGACCCAAATGGCACTAGGCGTCTGCGGGAGGCCCAGGCTATCAACCGCTCATTGCTGGCATTAGGAGGAGTGATGGCCGCTCTCCGAGCCCGCCGGTCACACATCCCTTTCCGAGACTCACAGCTCACGCGTTTGCTGCAGCCTGCACTTGGCCCAGGAACCACTGCAGTGCTGCTCCTACAG ATCTCCACACGGCCAGAGGATCTAGGGGAGACTGTCTGCTCACTCAAGTTTGCTGAGAGAGTGGGTCAGGTGGAGCTGGGGCCGGCCCGGCGCCACAAGGCTTCGCGCTCTGGCACCCCTTCCTCTCTCAGTACAGACACCCAGCTCACTGGGACCTCCTGCACCCCAACACCGTCTCCCTGCAGCCCTCCAAGCCCCAGTCCTGACAGCTGTTCTGCCTTGGCTCTTGCACCTCCAGGAGAGCAGCCTCTCTGA
- the Kifc2 gene encoding kinesin-like protein KIFC2 isoform X1, protein MYAFYSLLIYIFYSLFRRDGGAAAVADPGDPAKKGCRKPSGHRRPHHQLSSELWSELTGLAGCSESQDGSGGGAEGGTAQVSLEEALMRLAEFLSIQLGTEESCGNLPDLSKPGEVPPLLTVTSQLLALLAWIRSPRGRQALLQRTQPVGSVQPPTLDGSLSQEEHSSHPAPGRDEAPREETQEQQVSQLEEDQRAWQRLEQFILGQLEELRQQLEQQEEELSRLRLGVGVTDSEKRVQHLTLENEALKQSLSLTRDLLLHWGPSLPTRTPQEEAEVLLELQGQLQEAQDTTEALRVQLGMQEVQLQGLRGALQQLQQETEQNCRQELQQVHGQLAGLRARMASLRQGCGDLRGLVSTFTRSYQGSLSEAQGQVSWVLGTLSAGGAGTQLPEGQQVPPTECPGRLLELKGNIRVLCRLRPAKGTPSSLVSVEPGQGGTITTCYRGRQRRFRLDWVFPPDASQEEVFRELEPAVLSCLRGYSVCIFTYGQTGTGKTYSMEGPPEDPGIAPRALQTLFREMGTGGQHRVTLSMLEIYNEAVRDLLAPGPPERLVVRQGPAGQGGIQVAGLTHWDVPNLETLHQMLSLGRRNRATAATVMNQHSSRSHALVTLTLHVTSPPCTRDTTGTLHLVDLAGSERVWKAGVASISQGDPNGTRRLREAQAINRSLLALGGVMAALRARRSHIPFRDSQLTRLLQPALGPGTTAVLLLQISTRPEDLGETVCSLKFAERVGQVELGPARRHKASRSGTPSSLSTDTQLTGTSCTPTPSPCSPPSPSPDSCSALALAPPGEQPL, encoded by the exons TAGCTG GATGCTCGGAGTCCCAGGATGGGTCAGGAGGAGGAGCAGAGGGCGGCACAGCCCAGGTATCCCTGGAAGAGGCTCTCATGCGACTTGCTGAATTTCTTTCCATCCAGTTGGGGACAGAAGAGAGCTGCGGGAATCTTCCTGACCTGAGCAAG CCTGGTGAGGTGCCCCCACTATTGACAGTGACAAGCCAGCTGTTGGCCCTTCTGGCATGGATAAGGAGCCCCAGGGGGAGGCAGGCCCTCCTCCAAAGGACTCAGCCAGTGGGTTCAGTGCAGCCTCCCACTCTAGATG GTTCTCTGTCACAAGAAGAACACTCCTCTCATCCTGCCCCCGGCCGGGATGAGGCACCAAGGGAGGAGACCCAGGAACAGCAGGTCTCCCAATTGGAGGAGGATCAGAGAGCTTGGCAAAGGCTGGAACAGTTCATCCTTGGGCAG CTGGAAGAGCTGAGGCAGCAGCTGGAGCAGCAGGAGGAAGAACTGAGTAGACTGCGCTTGGGAGTG GGGGTGACAGATTCAGAAAAAAGAGTTCAGCATCTCACACTGGAGAATGAGGCCCTGAAACAGAGCCTGAGCCTCACTCGGGACCTCCTGCTGCACTGGGGTCCGAGCCTCCCTACTAGGACCCCACAG gaagaggcagaggtactGTTGGAGCTCCAGGGCCAGCTTCAGGAGGCCCAGGACACTACAGAAGCCCTCCGAGTCCAG CTGGGGATGCAGGAGGTACAGCTTCAGGGCCTTCGAGGGGCCCTCCAGCAACTCCAGCAGGAGACAGAGCAGAATTGCAGACAGGAGCTGCAGCAGGTGCATGGACAGCTGGCAG GACTTCGAGCTCGGATGGCCAGCTTACGTCAGGGCTGTGGGGACCTGAGAGGACTGGTCAGCACCTTTACCCGAAGTTATCAGGGTTCGCTGAGTGAGGCCCAGGGCCAG GTATCCTGGGTCTTGGGGACATTGTCAGCTGGAGGGGCTGGGACTCAGCTTCCTGAGGGGCAGCAGGTACCCCCAACTGAATGCCCAGGGCGGCTGTTGGAACTCAAGG GGAATATCCGTGTGCTGTGTCGGCTGAGGCCAGCTAAAGGGACACCCTCCAGCTTGGTGAGCGTGGAGCCTGGACAGGGGGGAACCATCACTACCTGCTATCGAGGGCGCCAGCGTCGCTTCCGCCTGGACTGGGTCTTTCCCCCTGACGCCAGCCAGGAGGAG GTCTTCAGAGAACTGGAGCCAGCTGTGCTGTCCTGCCTCCGGGGCTACAGTGTCTGCATCTTTACCTATGGTCAGACAGGGACCGGGAAGACCTACAGCATGGAG GGCCCGCCTGAGGACCCTGGTATAGCTCCTAGGGCACTGCAGACACTGTTCCGGGAGATGGGGACTGGAGGGCAGCACCGTGTGACTCTCAGCATGCTGGAGATCTACAATGAGGCGGTCAG GGACCTTCtagccccagggcctcctgagCGCCTGGTTGTGAGGCAGGGTCCTGCAGGCCAGGGGGGGATCCAGGTGGCTGGCCTCACCCATTGGGATGTGCCCAACCTGGAAACCCTACACCAG ATGCTGAGCTTGGGGAGGAGAAACCGAGCCACTGCTGCCACAGTAATGAATCAGCACAGTTCCCGCTCACATGCCCTAGTTACGCTAACACTGCATGTAACCTCTCCACCATGCACCAGGGATACTACAG GCACGCTGCACTTGGTTGACCTGGCCGGATCTGAGCGGGTATGGAAGGCAGGGGTGGCCAGCATATCACAGGGAGACCCAAATGGCACTAGGCGTCTGCGGGAGGCCCAGGCTATCAACCGCTCATTGCTGGCATTAGGAGGAGTGATGGCCGCTCTCCGAGCCCGCCGGTCACACATCCCTTTCCGAGACTCACAGCTCACGCGTTTGCTGCAGCCTGCACTTGGCCCAGGAACCACTGCAGTGCTGCTCCTACAG ATCTCCACACGGCCAGAGGATCTAGGGGAGACTGTCTGCTCACTCAAGTTTGCTGAGAGAGTGGGTCAGGTGGAGCTGGGGCCGGCCCGGCGCCACAAGGCTTCGCGCTCTGGCACCCCTTCCTCTCTCAGTACAGACACCCAGCTCACTGGGACCTCCTGCACCCCAACACCGTCTCCCTGCAGCCCTCCAAGCCCCAGTCCTGACAGCTGTTCTGCCTTGGCTCTTGCACCTCCAGGAGAGCAGCCTCTCTGA
- the Kifc2 gene encoding kinesin-like protein KIFC2 isoform X3: MRLAEFLSIQLGTEESCGNLPDLSKPGEVPPLLTVTSQLLALLAWIRSPRGRQALLQRTQPVGSVQPPTLDGSLSQEEHSSHPAPGRDEAPREETQEQQVSQLEEDQRAWQRLEQFILGQLEELRQQLEQQEEELSRLRLGVGVTDSEKRVQHLTLENEALKQSLSLTRDLLLHWGPSLPTRTPQEEAEVLLELQGQLQEAQDTTEALRVQLGMQEVQLQGLRGALQQLQQETEQNCRQELQQVHGQLAGLRARMASLRQGCGDLRGLVSTFTRSYQGSLSEAQGQVSWVLGTLSAGGAGTQLPEGQQVPPTECPGRLLELKGNIRVLCRLRPAKGTPSSLVSVEPGQGGTITTCYRGRQRRFRLDWVFPPDASQEEVFRELEPAVLSCLRGYSVCIFTYGQTGTGKTYSMEGPPEDPGIAPRALQTLFREMGTGGQHRVTLSMLEIYNEAVRDLLAPGPPERLVVRQGPAGQGGIQVAGLTHWDVPNLETLHQMLSLGRRNRATAATVMNQHSSRSHALVTLTLHVTSPPCTRDTTGTLHLVDLAGSERVWKAGVASISQGDPNGTRRLREAQAINRSLLALGGVMAALRARRSHIPFRDSQLTRLLQPALGPGTTAVLLLQISTRPEDLGETVCSLKFAERVGQVELGPARRHKASRSGTPSSLSTDTQLTGTSCTPTPSPCSPPSPSPDSCSALALAPPGEQPL, from the exons ATGCGACTTGCTGAATTTCTTTCCATCCAGTTGGGGACAGAAGAGAGCTGCGGGAATCTTCCTGACCTGAGCAAG CCTGGTGAGGTGCCCCCACTATTGACAGTGACAAGCCAGCTGTTGGCCCTTCTGGCATGGATAAGGAGCCCCAGGGGGAGGCAGGCCCTCCTCCAAAGGACTCAGCCAGTGGGTTCAGTGCAGCCTCCCACTCTAGATG GTTCTCTGTCACAAGAAGAACACTCCTCTCATCCTGCCCCCGGCCGGGATGAGGCACCAAGGGAGGAGACCCAGGAACAGCAGGTCTCCCAATTGGAGGAGGATCAGAGAGCTTGGCAAAGGCTGGAACAGTTCATCCTTGGGCAG CTGGAAGAGCTGAGGCAGCAGCTGGAGCAGCAGGAGGAAGAACTGAGTAGACTGCGCTTGGGAGTG GGGGTGACAGATTCAGAAAAAAGAGTTCAGCATCTCACACTGGAGAATGAGGCCCTGAAACAGAGCCTGAGCCTCACTCGGGACCTCCTGCTGCACTGGGGTCCGAGCCTCCCTACTAGGACCCCACAG gaagaggcagaggtactGTTGGAGCTCCAGGGCCAGCTTCAGGAGGCCCAGGACACTACAGAAGCCCTCCGAGTCCAG CTGGGGATGCAGGAGGTACAGCTTCAGGGCCTTCGAGGGGCCCTCCAGCAACTCCAGCAGGAGACAGAGCAGAATTGCAGACAGGAGCTGCAGCAGGTGCATGGACAGCTGGCAG GACTTCGAGCTCGGATGGCCAGCTTACGTCAGGGCTGTGGGGACCTGAGAGGACTGGTCAGCACCTTTACCCGAAGTTATCAGGGTTCGCTGAGTGAGGCCCAGGGCCAG GTATCCTGGGTCTTGGGGACATTGTCAGCTGGAGGGGCTGGGACTCAGCTTCCTGAGGGGCAGCAGGTACCCCCAACTGAATGCCCAGGGCGGCTGTTGGAACTCAAGG GGAATATCCGTGTGCTGTGTCGGCTGAGGCCAGCTAAAGGGACACCCTCCAGCTTGGTGAGCGTGGAGCCTGGACAGGGGGGAACCATCACTACCTGCTATCGAGGGCGCCAGCGTCGCTTCCGCCTGGACTGGGTCTTTCCCCCTGACGCCAGCCAGGAGGAG GTCTTCAGAGAACTGGAGCCAGCTGTGCTGTCCTGCCTCCGGGGCTACAGTGTCTGCATCTTTACCTATGGTCAGACAGGGACCGGGAAGACCTACAGCATGGAG GGCCCGCCTGAGGACCCTGGTATAGCTCCTAGGGCACTGCAGACACTGTTCCGGGAGATGGGGACTGGAGGGCAGCACCGTGTGACTCTCAGCATGCTGGAGATCTACAATGAGGCGGTCAG GGACCTTCtagccccagggcctcctgagCGCCTGGTTGTGAGGCAGGGTCCTGCAGGCCAGGGGGGGATCCAGGTGGCTGGCCTCACCCATTGGGATGTGCCCAACCTGGAAACCCTACACCAG ATGCTGAGCTTGGGGAGGAGAAACCGAGCCACTGCTGCCACAGTAATGAATCAGCACAGTTCCCGCTCACATGCCCTAGTTACGCTAACACTGCATGTAACCTCTCCACCATGCACCAGGGATACTACAG GCACGCTGCACTTGGTTGACCTGGCCGGATCTGAGCGGGTATGGAAGGCAGGGGTGGCCAGCATATCACAGGGAGACCCAAATGGCACTAGGCGTCTGCGGGAGGCCCAGGCTATCAACCGCTCATTGCTGGCATTAGGAGGAGTGATGGCCGCTCTCCGAGCCCGCCGGTCACACATCCCTTTCCGAGACTCACAGCTCACGCGTTTGCTGCAGCCTGCACTTGGCCCAGGAACCACTGCAGTGCTGCTCCTACAG ATCTCCACACGGCCAGAGGATCTAGGGGAGACTGTCTGCTCACTCAAGTTTGCTGAGAGAGTGGGTCAGGTGGAGCTGGGGCCGGCCCGGCGCCACAAGGCTTCGCGCTCTGGCACCCCTTCCTCTCTCAGTACAGACACCCAGCTCACTGGGACCTCCTGCACCCCAACACCGTCTCCCTGCAGCCCTCCAAGCCCCAGTCCTGACAGCTGTTCTGCCTTGGCTCTTGCACCTCCAGGAGAGCAGCCTCTCTGA